The following coding sequences are from one Frigoribacterium sp. Leaf415 window:
- a CDS encoding beta-ketoacyl-ACP synthase III has translation MTTPQLNQTTGAQFTRIYALGAARGENVVPNADIIEPINSSDEWIQQRTGVITRRRAGKDVKVVDLAEAAATEAIAKSGIRPDQIGAVLVSTIGAGVVTPSVASLLAERVGANPAAAYDISAACAGFTYGIAQADSFVKSGLAEYVLVVGAEKLSDVIDPTDRTISFLLADGAGAAIVGPSDSAGIGPTVWGSDGSKWDAIGMTNTMSEYREGAGEIPWPTLRQEGQTVFRWAVWEMAKVAKEALDRAGVTADQLSAFVPHQANMRIIDEFAKQLGLPESVVIGRDIATTGNTSAASIPLATHRLLDEHPELSGGLALQIGFGAGLVFGAQVVVLP, from the coding sequence ATGACCACCCCCCAGCTCAACCAGACCACCGGTGCGCAGTTCACCCGCATCTACGCACTCGGTGCGGCCCGCGGCGAGAACGTCGTGCCGAACGCCGACATCATCGAGCCGATCAACTCGAGCGACGAGTGGATCCAGCAGCGCACCGGCGTGATCACCCGTCGCCGTGCGGGCAAGGACGTCAAGGTCGTCGACCTCGCCGAGGCCGCCGCCACCGAGGCCATCGCCAAGTCGGGCATCCGGCCCGACCAGATCGGCGCCGTCCTCGTGTCGACCATCGGGGCGGGCGTCGTGACCCCCTCGGTCGCGTCGCTGCTCGCCGAGCGCGTCGGCGCGAACCCCGCCGCCGCCTACGACATCTCGGCCGCCTGCGCCGGATTCACCTACGGCATCGCGCAGGCCGACTCGTTCGTCAAGTCGGGCCTCGCCGAGTACGTCCTGGTCGTCGGCGCCGAGAAGCTCAGCGACGTCATCGACCCGACCGACCGCACCATCTCGTTCCTCCTCGCCGACGGGGCGGGCGCCGCGATCGTCGGCCCGTCCGACAGCGCGGGCATCGGCCCGACGGTCTGGGGCTCGGACGGCTCCAAGTGGGACGCCATCGGCATGACCAACACCATGAGCGAGTACCGCGAGGGCGCGGGCGAGATCCCCTGGCCCACCCTGCGCCAAGAGGGTCAGACGGTCTTCCGGTGGGCCGTCTGGGAGATGGCGAAGGTCGCGAAAGAGGCCCTCGACCGCGCGGGCGTCACCGCCGACCAGCTCTCGGCCTTCGTGCCGCACCAGGCCAACATGCGCATCATCGACGAGTTCGCCAAGCAGCTCGGTCTGCCCGAGTCCGTCGTGATCGGTCGCGACATCGCGACCACCGGCAACACCTCGGCCGCGAGCATCCCGCTCGCGACCCACCGACTGCTCGACGAGCACCCCGAGCTCAGCGGCGGTCTCGCCCTGCAGATCGGTTTCGGAGCCGGACTCGTGTTCGGCGCCCAGGTGGTCGTGCTGCCCTAG
- a CDS encoding bifunctional 3'-5' exonuclease/DNA polymerase, producing the protein MFFLLRRLPDGDVELTRYERGPSGRLEVMGVETIAAADLPTRVVGLEREASPRWVWDDTPRWYPRLLDAGVTVARCVDLRLVHAILRRSTAAPGFPAGGAAPGPWDVAQAVPGESDGLFEVVPDSLPDPAGEFLAQREAVEASPTRGRLELLVAAESTGALIAVEMRHRGIPWSPLVHDELLTAALGPRPSPGERPARMRAALDEVRQALDAPDLNPDSPAELIRALNRAGVLVQSTRQWELQRHEHPAIEPLLRYKKMQRLLVANGWAWLDAWVHGGRFRPDYVPGGVVTGRWATSGGGALQLPRAVRGAVVADPGWKLVVADASQLEPRILTGLSGDRSMARAGSGDLYEGIVASGAVATRAEAKVAMLGAMYGATQGESGRLVPRLARRFPDAMALVETAARTGEAGGVVDTLLGRSSPRPSDDPDAAGGAGAGALPPEMGVRPADRDARSWGRFTRNFVVQGTAAEWALCWMGALRRRLHERWGTGVPAPHFVFFLHDEVVVHAPAAAADEVAALVAESAVEAGRLLFGDAPVTFPVTVAVVDDYSQAK; encoded by the coding sequence GTGTTCTTCCTGCTGCGTCGACTGCCCGACGGCGACGTCGAGCTGACGCGGTACGAGCGTGGCCCGTCGGGCCGTCTCGAGGTGATGGGCGTCGAGACGATCGCCGCGGCCGACCTGCCGACGCGCGTCGTCGGGCTCGAGCGCGAGGCCTCGCCCCGCTGGGTCTGGGACGACACCCCGCGGTGGTACCCGCGCCTCCTCGACGCCGGGGTCACGGTGGCCCGCTGCGTCGACCTCCGGCTCGTCCACGCGATCCTGCGGCGGTCGACGGCGGCTCCCGGCTTCCCGGCCGGAGGCGCGGCTCCCGGCCCGTGGGACGTCGCCCAGGCGGTGCCCGGCGAGTCCGACGGCCTGTTCGAGGTCGTGCCCGACTCGTTGCCCGACCCGGCGGGCGAGTTCCTCGCCCAACGCGAGGCGGTCGAGGCGTCGCCGACCCGGGGTCGGCTCGAACTGCTCGTCGCCGCCGAGTCCACCGGAGCCCTGATCGCGGTCGAGATGCGACACCGGGGCATCCCGTGGTCGCCCCTTGTGCACGACGAGCTCTTGACCGCCGCGCTCGGGCCGAGGCCCTCCCCGGGTGAGCGCCCGGCCCGCATGCGCGCGGCCCTCGACGAGGTGCGGCAGGCCCTCGACGCCCCTGACCTCAACCCCGACTCCCCGGCCGAGTTGATCCGTGCGCTGAACCGTGCCGGTGTGCTCGTGCAGTCGACGCGTCAGTGGGAGCTCCAACGGCACGAGCACCCCGCGATCGAGCCGCTGCTGCGCTACAAGAAGATGCAGCGGCTGCTCGTGGCCAACGGCTGGGCCTGGCTCGACGCCTGGGTGCACGGCGGGCGCTTCCGCCCCGACTACGTGCCGGGCGGCGTCGTCACCGGTCGCTGGGCGACGAGCGGAGGAGGCGCGTTGCAGCTCCCCAGGGCGGTCCGCGGCGCCGTCGTGGCCGACCCGGGCTGGAAGCTCGTGGTCGCCGACGCCTCGCAACTCGAGCCGCGCATCCTCACCGGCCTGTCGGGCGACCGCTCGATGGCGCGGGCGGGGTCCGGCGACCTCTACGAGGGCATCGTCGCCAGCGGAGCCGTCGCGACCCGCGCCGAGGCCAAGGTCGCGATGCTCGGCGCGATGTACGGCGCGACCCAGGGCGAGAGCGGCCGGCTCGTGCCGCGCCTGGCCCGACGGTTCCCCGACGCCATGGCACTCGTCGAGACGGCGGCCCGCACGGGTGAGGCCGGGGGAGTCGTCGACACGCTGCTCGGGCGCAGCTCACCGCGGCCGTCCGACGACCCCGACGCCGCCGGTGGTGCCGGGGCGGGCGCCCTGCCGCCCGAGATGGGCGTACGGCCGGCCGATCGCGACGCGCGTTCGTGGGGTCGGTTCACGCGCAACTTCGTGGTCCAAGGCACCGCCGCCGAGTGGGCTCTCTGTTGGATGGGTGCCCTACGTCGGCGCCTGCACGAGAGGTGGGGAACCGGCGTCCCGGCTCCCCACTTCGTGTTCTTCCTGCACGACGAGGTGGTCGTGCACGCACCGGCTGCCGCGGCCGACGAGGTCGCGGCGCTGGTCGCCGAGAGCGCGGTCGAGGCCGGTCGTCTGCTGTTCGGCGATGCCCCGGTCACCTTCCCGGTGACGGTCGCCGTCGTGGACGACTACTCGCAGGCGAAGTGA
- a CDS encoding PucR family transcriptional regulator produces the protein MPTSPLQPSAATKERTLAWLRTVSGELSTATIKRLEETLPWYGDMPPGRRSAVGLVAQAGITSFISWFADPRSTPWIAADVFGSAPRELLRSVSLTQTLQLIRITVEVVEERVKDGDDSLREAILLYSREIAFASADVYARAAEARGLWDARLEALVVDSILSGEYDDELPSRIAALGWHGHGEVAVLVGTAPRMLDVDMLRRTARHREADVLIGVQGSRLVLVIGRAGPVDESSASSTHPSFTEIARALEPGFGDGHLVLGHEVPSLVDASKSAKAALAGFAVARAWRNAPRPVLADDLLPERALAGDPVARSTLVNRIYKPLKTHSTELLTTLWCYLDNGRSLEATARELFVHPNTVRYRLKRVTDVIGWDATGAREALILQSALVLGSIADPDGSGVRRK, from the coding sequence GTGCCCACCTCGCCCCTGCAGCCGTCCGCGGCCACCAAAGAGCGCACGCTCGCGTGGTTGCGGACGGTCTCGGGCGAGTTGTCCACCGCGACCATCAAGCGCCTCGAAGAGACGCTGCCCTGGTACGGGGACATGCCTCCCGGGCGCCGCTCGGCGGTCGGGCTCGTCGCCCAGGCCGGCATCACCTCGTTCATCAGCTGGTTCGCCGACCCCCGGTCCACCCCCTGGATCGCGGCGGACGTGTTCGGCTCCGCCCCGCGTGAACTGCTGCGCTCCGTCAGCCTGACCCAGACGCTGCAGCTCATCCGCATCACCGTCGAGGTCGTCGAAGAACGCGTCAAGGACGGCGACGACTCGCTCCGCGAGGCGATCCTGCTCTACTCGCGCGAGATCGCCTTCGCCTCCGCCGACGTCTACGCCCGGGCCGCCGAGGCCCGCGGACTCTGGGACGCCCGGCTCGAAGCCCTGGTCGTCGACTCGATCCTGAGCGGCGAATACGACGACGAGCTGCCGAGCCGCATCGCCGCGCTCGGCTGGCACGGTCACGGCGAGGTCGCCGTGCTCGTCGGCACGGCTCCCCGCATGCTCGATGTCGACATGTTGCGACGCACGGCCCGGCATCGAGAGGCCGACGTGCTCATCGGCGTGCAAGGCAGTCGACTGGTGCTCGTCATCGGGCGGGCCGGACCTGTCGACGAGAGCAGCGCCTCCTCGACGCACCCCAGCTTCACCGAGATCGCGCGCGCCCTCGAACCCGGCTTCGGCGACGGGCACCTCGTGCTCGGTCACGAGGTGCCGAGCCTCGTCGACGCATCGAAGAGCGCCAAGGCCGCCCTCGCCGGCTTCGCCGTCGCTCGGGCCTGGCGCAACGCGCCCCGTCCCGTCCTCGCCGACGACCTGCTGCCCGAGCGCGCCCTCGCCGGAGACCCGGTGGCACGGTCGACCCTCGTCAACCGCATCTACAAGCCGCTCAAGACGCACTCCACCGAGCTGTTGACCACCCTGTGGTGCTACCTCGACAACGGACGCTCGCTCGAGGCCACGGCACGCGAACTCTTCGTGCACCCGAACACCGTGCGTTACCGCCTCAAGCGCGTCACGGACGTGATCGGCTGGGATGCCACCGGGGCCCGTGAAGCGCTCATCCTGCAGTCCGCGCTCGTGCTCGGATCGATCGCCGACCCCGACGGGTCAGGCGTCCGACGCAAATGA
- a CDS encoding FMN reductase, giving the protein MSTKKIVALSAGLSQPSSTRLLADRLVEATTRDLVGRGSFVEVEVGELRDLAHEVTDAMLTGFAPPALAEALEKVTSADGVIAVTPVFSSSYSGLFKSFVDVMDHKALTGTPVLIGATGGTARHSLALEYAVRPLFAYLQAVVVPTSVFAASEDWGEGDGTSTTLPERVTRAAGEFAELVARHEGALDDPFAAVVPFDEQLRRLAVGGDDPQP; this is encoded by the coding sequence ATGAGCACCAAGAAGATCGTCGCCCTGTCCGCGGGGCTGAGCCAGCCCTCGTCCACCCGTCTGTTGGCCGACCGCCTGGTCGAGGCCACCACGCGTGACCTCGTCGGCCGCGGCTCGTTCGTCGAGGTCGAGGTCGGAGAGCTGCGGGACCTCGCTCACGAGGTGACGGACGCGATGCTCACCGGCTTCGCGCCTCCTGCCCTCGCCGAGGCGCTCGAGAAGGTGACGAGCGCCGACGGCGTGATCGCGGTCACGCCCGTCTTCTCGTCCTCGTACAGCGGCCTGTTCAAGTCGTTCGTCGACGTGATGGACCACAAGGCGCTCACCGGTACGCCCGTGCTGATCGGGGCGACCGGTGGCACGGCCCGCCACTCGCTCGCCCTCGAGTACGCGGTGCGACCTCTGTTCGCCTACCTCCAGGCCGTCGTCGTGCCCACCTCGGTGTTCGCGGCGTCCGAGGACTGGGGAGAGGGCGACGGCACCTCGACCACGCTGCCCGAGCGCGTGACCCGTGCCGCGGGGGAGTTCGCCGAGCTCGTCGCCCGGCACGAAGGCGCTCTCGACGACCCCTTCGCGGCGGTCGTCCCCTTCGACGAACAGCTGCGACGCCTCGCCGTGGGCGGCGACGACCCGCAGCCCTGA
- a CDS encoding acyl carrier protein, protein MALSTEEVLAGLAELVNDETGIATDTVEMDKSFTDDLDIDSISMMTIVVNAEEKFDVKIPDEEVKNLKTVGDAVTYIHKAQN, encoded by the coding sequence ATGGCACTGTCCACCGAAGAAGTCCTCGCCGGCCTCGCCGAGCTCGTCAACGACGAGACCGGGATCGCCACCGACACCGTCGAGATGGACAAGTCGTTCACCGACGACCTCGACATCGACTCGATCTCCATGATGACCATCGTCGTCAACGCCGAAGAGAAGTTCGACGTCAAGATCCCCGACGAAGAGGTCAAGAACCTCAAGACCGTCGGCGACGCCGTCACGTACATCCACAAGGCGCAGAACTAA
- a CDS encoding DUF3145 domain-containing protein, translating to MAAATARGVLYVHSSPRALCPHVEWAVGRALGHGVNFAWVDQPVLPGARRTEFSWQGDEGSGARIASALRGWEHLRYEVTEDPGETHDGGRWMHSPDLGVFFAQTDTAGNTVIPEDRIRYAMEIAGSNTLELHRELRLALGQAWDDELEPFRYSGEGNPVVWLHKVG from the coding sequence GTGGCTGCTGCAACCGCTCGGGGAGTGCTCTACGTGCACTCGTCCCCTCGTGCACTGTGCCCACACGTCGAGTGGGCCGTCGGTCGTGCCCTCGGGCACGGCGTGAACTTCGCCTGGGTCGACCAGCCCGTGCTGCCCGGTGCCCGCCGCACCGAGTTCTCGTGGCAGGGCGACGAGGGCTCCGGTGCGCGCATCGCCTCCGCCCTGCGCGGCTGGGAGCACCTGCGCTACGAGGTGACCGAAGACCCGGGTGAGACCCACGACGGTGGTCGGTGGATGCACTCGCCCGACCTCGGCGTCTTCTTCGCGCAGACCGACACCGCCGGCAACACGGTCATCCCGGAGGACCGCATCCGCTACGCCATGGAGATCGCGGGGTCGAACACCCTCGAGCTGCACCGCGAGCTGCGTCTCGCTCTCGGCCAGGCCTGGGACGACGAACTCGAACCGTTCCGCTACAGCGGCGAGGGCAACCCCGTCGTCTGGCTGCACAAGGTCGGCTGA
- a CDS encoding LLM class flavin-dependent oxidoreductase gives MQFGIFSVGDITTDPTTGVTPTEGERLKAMVTIAKKAEEVGLDVYAAGEHHNPPFVNSSPTTLLAYIAAQTERIVLSTATTLITTNDPVKIAEDFALLQHLAGGRVDLTLGRGNTGPVYPWFGKDIRQGINLAIENYALLHRLWREDVVDWKGHFRTPLQGFTATPRPLDGVAPFVWHGSIRSPEIAEQAAYYGDGFFANHIFWPASHTKQMVELYRNRFEHHGHGRADQAIVGLGGQVFLAKNSQDAKRTFRPYFDNAPVYGHGPSMEDFTSQTPLTVGSPQEVIDRTLGFRDYVGDYQRQLFLMDHAGLPLKTVLEQLDILGSEVVPVLRREFAVNRPADVPDAPTHASLVEAATRASQTTSAPTAHDALTASSAR, from the coding sequence ATGCAGTTCGGAATCTTCAGCGTCGGCGACATCACGACCGACCCCACCACCGGCGTCACCCCGACCGAGGGCGAGCGCCTCAAGGCGATGGTCACCATCGCGAAGAAGGCGGAAGAGGTCGGCCTCGACGTCTACGCCGCGGGCGAGCACCACAACCCGCCCTTCGTGAACTCGAGCCCGACGACCCTCCTCGCCTACATCGCCGCGCAGACCGAGCGCATCGTGCTCAGCACGGCCACGACCCTCATCACCACGAACGACCCGGTCAAGATCGCCGAGGACTTCGCGCTGCTGCAGCACCTCGCCGGCGGTCGGGTCGACCTCACGCTCGGTCGCGGCAACACGGGCCCGGTCTACCCCTGGTTCGGCAAGGACATCCGCCAGGGCATCAACCTGGCGATCGAGAACTACGCCCTGCTGCACCGCCTCTGGCGTGAGGACGTCGTCGACTGGAAGGGTCACTTCCGCACCCCGCTCCAGGGCTTCACGGCGACCCCGCGTCCGCTCGACGGCGTCGCGCCCTTCGTCTGGCACGGCTCGATCCGCAGCCCCGAGATCGCCGAGCAGGCCGCGTACTACGGCGACGGCTTCTTCGCCAACCACATCTTCTGGCCGGCCTCGCACACGAAGCAGATGGTCGAGCTCTACCGCAACCGCTTCGAGCACCACGGGCACGGGCGTGCCGACCAGGCGATCGTCGGTCTCGGCGGTCAGGTCTTCCTCGCGAAGAATTCGCAGGACGCCAAGCGCACCTTCCGCCCCTACTTCGACAACGCCCCGGTCTACGGCCACGGCCCGTCGATGGAGGACTTCACGAGCCAGACCCCGCTCACCGTCGGCAGCCCGCAGGAGGTCATCGACCGCACGCTCGGCTTCCGCGACTACGTCGGCGACTACCAGCGCCAGCTCTTCCTGATGGACCACGCCGGCCTGCCCCTCAAGACCGTCCTCGAACAGCTCGACATCCTCGGCAGCGAGGTCGTGCCCGTCCTGCGTCGCGAGTTCGCCGTGAACCGTCCGGCCGACGTGCCCGACGCCCCCACGCACGCCTCGCTCGTCGAGGCCGCGACCCGTGCGTCGCAGACCACGAGCGCACCCACCGCGCACGACGCGCTCACCGCGTCGTCCGCCCGCTGA
- a CDS encoding ACP S-malonyltransferase, with product MIVVVAPGQGSQTPGFLEPWLADPDQRDLLTSLSDAAGVDLVGHGTTSDADTIRDTAVAQPLIVAAGILTARALFRRVDRSAVAGVAGHSVGEFTAAAVSGVLTDVDAVTLVAERGRAMADAAALVETGMSAVLGGDEAELLARLEALGLSPANYNGGGQIVVAGETAALAELAADPPAKSRVVPLQVAGAFHTRYMQPAVERLRTAAATVTAADPSLTLWTNHDGSTVDSGARFVELLVGQVSSPVRWDATMRSFADAGVTGIVELAPAGALTGLAKRALRGVPSVAVKTPDDLQAAVDLIEGAA from the coding sequence GTGATCGTTGTCGTAGCGCCCGGTCAGGGCTCCCAAACTCCTGGTTTCCTCGAACCCTGGCTGGCCGACCCCGACCAGCGCGACCTGCTGACGTCGCTCTCCGACGCGGCCGGCGTCGATCTCGTCGGCCACGGCACGACGTCCGACGCCGACACGATCCGCGACACCGCCGTCGCCCAGCCCCTCATCGTCGCGGCCGGCATCCTGACCGCCCGTGCCCTCTTCCGCCGCGTGGATCGATCCGCGGTCGCCGGCGTCGCGGGCCACTCGGTCGGCGAGTTCACCGCTGCGGCCGTCAGCGGCGTCCTGACCGACGTCGACGCCGTCACGCTCGTCGCGGAGCGTGGCCGGGCCATGGCCGACGCCGCCGCCCTCGTCGAGACCGGCATGAGCGCCGTCCTCGGCGGTGACGAGGCCGAACTCCTCGCTCGTCTCGAGGCCCTCGGGCTCTCCCCAGCCAACTACAACGGCGGCGGCCAGATCGTCGTCGCCGGCGAGACCGCGGCCCTCGCCGAGCTGGCGGCCGACCCGCCGGCCAAGAGCCGAGTCGTGCCTCTGCAGGTCGCCGGCGCCTTCCACACGCGGTACATGCAGCCGGCCGTCGAGCGCCTCAGGACGGCTGCGGCCACCGTCACGGCCGCCGACCCCTCGCTGACGCTCTGGACCAACCACGACGGCAGCACGGTCGACTCGGGCGCCCGTTTCGTCGAGCTGCTCGTCGGCCAGGTCTCGTCCCCCGTCCGGTGGGACGCCACCATGCGGTCGTTCGCCGACGCCGGTGTGACGGGCATCGTCGAACTCGCCCCGGCCGGAGCCCTCACCGGCCTCGCCAAGCGTGCGCTGAGGGGTGTCCCCTCGGTCGCCGTCAAGACACCCGACGACCTGCAGGCCGCCGTCGACCTCATCGAGGGAGCAGCATGA
- a CDS encoding DUF1684 domain-containing protein: MTDSTDSTDSTAGTADATRTPEDAAAQAELDRFHTLRRARAVSPQGPLALTGTQWVDLEQTVWGVPGRWAPTPQGVSGLALTATAADGIHVDGDLVDGTVIVAGDDSLAPSSLRFSETTTGTVIANDDHTGYALRVWDSASDAVTGFGSIDAFPYDPDWVVTADFVPTAPDAQIDIRHQKDLDLSRPKPLPGLIRFQRNGVDHELAAFPSGDGDRLQLVFGDATNGDSTYSVGRFLFPTPNGDGTITLDFNRAVLPPCAFSYAFNCPIPPAQNRFASPIEAGEKNVLDAAGQPLH, encoded by the coding sequence ATGACCGACAGCACCGACAGCACCGACAGCACCGCCGGCACCGCTGACGCCACCCGCACGCCCGAGGACGCCGCCGCGCAGGCCGAGCTCGACCGCTTCCACACCCTGCGCCGCGCCCGCGCCGTGTCGCCGCAGGGCCCGCTCGCCCTGACCGGTACGCAGTGGGTGGACCTCGAGCAGACCGTCTGGGGTGTGCCGGGCCGCTGGGCGCCGACCCCGCAGGGCGTGTCGGGGCTGGCCCTGACGGCGACCGCCGCGGACGGCATCCACGTCGACGGCGACCTGGTCGACGGCACCGTGATCGTGGCGGGTGACGACTCCCTGGCCCCGAGCAGCCTGCGGTTCTCCGAGACCACCACCGGCACGGTGATCGCGAACGACGATCACACGGGTTACGCCCTGCGCGTCTGGGACTCCGCGTCGGACGCCGTCACGGGTTTCGGCTCGATCGACGCCTTCCCGTACGACCCCGACTGGGTCGTCACCGCCGACTTCGTGCCGACCGCGCCGGACGCCCAGATCGACATCCGCCACCAGAAGGACCTCGACCTCAGCCGCCCCAAGCCGTTGCCCGGTCTCATCCGGTTCCAGCGCAACGGGGTCGACCACGAACTCGCGGCGTTCCCGTCGGGTGACGGCGACCGGTTGCAGCTCGTCTTCGGCGACGCGACCAACGGCGACAGCACGTACTCCGTCGGGCGGTTCCTCTTCCCGACGCCGAACGGCGACGGCACCATCACGCTCGACTTCAACCGGGCCGTTCTGCCGCCCTGCGCCTTCTCGTACGCCTTCAACTGCCCGATCCCGCCGGCCCAGAACCGGTTCGCGTCGCCGATCGAGGCGGGCGAGAAGAACGTCCTCGACGCCGCCGGTCAGCCTCTCCACTAG
- a CDS encoding beta-ketoacyl-[acyl-carrier-protein] synthase family protein → MTKKIVVTGLGATSPLGGTATESWQNLLAGQSGITTLEQDWVAKYELPVTFAGQARTPSADVLDRREIKRLDPSSQFALTAAREAWADAGSPEVVPERFIVDWATGIGGVWTLLDGWDTLREKGPRRVLPMTVPMLMPNGPAAAISMSLGARAGARTVVSACASSTESIAMAYEHLQSGLADIAVAGGSEAAIHPMPLASFAAMQALSKRNDDPATASRPYDVTRDGFVLAEGGAALVLETEEHALARGARIYAELIGGAVTSDSYHITAPDPEGTGAARAVIATLENAGVDRDQVVHVNAHATSTPVGDIAEYHAIKRVFGDHTSKLIVSATKAATGHLLGGAGGIEALFTVKALHERVAPQTINVTQMDDEIDMDVVVGEPRPLPEGEIVAISNSFGFGGHNAVVGFRSV, encoded by the coding sequence ATGACCAAGAAGATCGTCGTCACCGGACTCGGCGCCACGAGCCCGCTCGGTGGCACCGCCACCGAGAGCTGGCAGAACCTGCTCGCCGGCCAGTCGGGCATCACCACGCTCGAGCAGGACTGGGTCGCCAAGTACGAGCTGCCCGTCACCTTCGCCGGACAGGCACGCACCCCCTCGGCCGACGTGCTCGATCGTCGAGAGATCAAGCGCCTCGACCCGTCGAGCCAGTTCGCGCTCACCGCCGCCCGCGAGGCCTGGGCCGACGCCGGCTCGCCCGAGGTCGTCCCCGAGCGCTTCATCGTCGACTGGGCCACCGGCATCGGCGGCGTCTGGACGCTGCTCGACGGGTGGGACACCCTGCGCGAGAAGGGCCCGCGTCGCGTCCTGCCGATGACCGTCCCCATGCTCATGCCGAACGGCCCCGCCGCCGCCATCTCGATGAGCCTGGGCGCACGCGCCGGAGCCCGCACGGTCGTCTCGGCCTGCGCCTCCAGCACCGAGTCGATCGCCATGGCCTACGAGCACCTTCAGTCCGGCCTGGCCGACATCGCCGTCGCCGGCGGTTCCGAGGCGGCCATCCACCCGATGCCCCTCGCCTCGTTCGCCGCCATGCAGGCCCTCTCGAAGCGCAACGACGACCCCGCCACGGCCTCGCGCCCCTACGACGTCACGCGCGACGGCTTCGTCCTCGCCGAAGGCGGCGCCGCGCTCGTCCTCGAGACGGAAGAGCACGCCCTCGCCCGCGGGGCCCGCATCTACGCCGAGCTCATCGGTGGGGCCGTCACGAGCGATTCGTACCACATCACCGCTCCCGACCCCGAGGGCACCGGTGCGGCCCGGGCCGTCATCGCGACGCTCGAGAACGCCGGGGTCGACCGCGACCAGGTCGTCCACGTCAACGCCCACGCGACGAGCACCCCGGTCGGCGACATCGCCGAGTACCACGCCATCAAGCGTGTGTTCGGCGACCACACCTCGAAGCTGATCGTCTCGGCGACCAAGGCGGCCACGGGCCACCTGCTCGGCGGCGCGGGCGGCATCGAAGCGCTGTTCACGGTCAAGGCGCTGCACGAGCGCGTCGCCCCGCAGACGATCAACGTCACGCAGATGGACGACGAGATCGACATGGACGTCGTCGTCGGCGAGCCCCGCCCCCTGCCCGAGGGCGAGATCGTCGCGATCAGCAACTCGTTCGGCTTCGGCGGCCACAACGCCGTCGTCGGCTTCCGCTCGGTCTGA